A single region of the Fimbriimonadaceae bacterium genome encodes:
- a CDS encoding DUF1501 domain-containing protein — protein sequence MKNQQEQWWSCDGKGVAGLESGTEVSPMDNSDHGRDARETHGRDAHATSDTASGISRRAMLYGAALSTISWLAGQNSALAQLSVNPNRGVRGDTLVVIFLRGGMDGLNVVVPYREDEYFKARPSLKLAAPNSGPNADRVLDLDGNFGFNPALAPWLPLYKDGKLAVLHAVGSQDQTRSHFEAMTAMEKGLARAGTGAASGWLARFLNESKPAESSPLRAVAFSPTMPDSLRGATSAIALTSLEEFRLATDRARAEAFGSSLKRMYDVDNDAVTQAGKETLDVLETLNRLDLKSYKSSGGAAYPTSDLGNGLKQVAMLLKAEVGLEVAALDKGGWDTHVAQGASSGWMTLLLDDLAKSVRAFVDDMGPTMNRVTVVVMTEFGRRVEENAGYGTDHGRGSAMFVFGGNVDGGKVHVDWPSLATDKLEGPGDLRVTTDYRSVLSELLAKRMATSDSSGIFPGFTPNPVGVFRA from the coding sequence ATGAAGAATCAACAAGAACAATGGTGGAGTTGTGATGGGAAGGGCGTGGCTGGACTGGAAAGCGGCACGGAGGTTTCGCCGATGGATAACTCCGATCACGGGCGGGACGCCCGTGAGACGCATGGGCGAGACGCCCATGCCACTTCAGATACCGCTTCTGGAATCTCACGCCGAGCTATGCTCTACGGTGCGGCTCTAAGCACGATCTCCTGGCTTGCTGGACAAAACTCCGCCCTCGCCCAACTTAGCGTGAATCCCAATCGCGGTGTGCGGGGCGACACCTTGGTGGTCATCTTCTTGCGTGGCGGCATGGACGGCCTCAACGTCGTCGTGCCCTACCGCGAAGACGAATACTTCAAGGCCCGCCCTTCGCTCAAGTTGGCAGCGCCAAACTCTGGACCAAACGCTGACCGCGTTCTGGACCTCGATGGCAATTTTGGATTCAATCCCGCCCTTGCGCCGTGGCTACCGCTCTATAAAGACGGCAAGCTGGCGGTGCTGCATGCGGTCGGTTCGCAAGATCAAACCCGGTCGCACTTTGAGGCAATGACGGCGATGGAGAAGGGTCTTGCCCGCGCCGGCACAGGGGCGGCAAGCGGATGGCTGGCTCGGTTTTTGAATGAGAGCAAGCCTGCCGAAAGCTCCCCGCTTCGGGCGGTGGCGTTCAGCCCGACCATGCCCGACTCTTTGCGCGGAGCGACCAGCGCGATTGCCTTAACCTCGCTCGAAGAGTTTCGCCTGGCGACGGATCGGGCTCGGGCAGAGGCATTCGGCTCCAGCCTGAAACGGATGTACGACGTGGATAACGACGCTGTCACCCAAGCCGGTAAGGAGACGCTCGACGTTTTGGAAACGCTGAACCGGCTCGATCTGAAGAGCTATAAAAGCTCCGGCGGCGCGGCGTATCCTACCAGCGACCTTGGCAACGGCCTCAAACAGGTGGCGATGCTGCTCAAAGCCGAGGTTGGTCTGGAGGTTGCTGCACTGGATAAGGGCGGTTGGGATACCCACGTGGCCCAGGGCGCCTCTTCGGGCTGGATGACTTTGCTGCTTGACGATTTGGCGAAGTCGGTCCGCGCGTTTGTGGATGATATGGGGCCGACCATGAACCGGGTCACCGTCGTCGTTATGACCGAGTTTGGACGGCGGGTTGAAGAGAACGCCGGTTACGGAACGGATCACGGTCGAGGCAGCGCTATGTTCGTCTTCGGGGGCAATGTCGATGGCGGAAAAGTCCATGTCGATTGGCCGAGCCTTGCCACCGATAAGCTTGAGGGGCCTGGGGACCTGCGGGTGACGACGGACTATCGGTCGGTGCTGTCGGAGTTGTTGGCTAAGCGGATGGCAACGAGCGACTCAAGTGGGATATTCCCTGGGTTCACGCCCAATCCGGTTGGGGTGTTTAGGGCGTGA
- a CDS encoding DUF1800 domain-containing protein: MKLSRREALKLGLASAAAASVAGCSRMPQVAKQQLPDKIEFPTEKPNETLRLVNRVAFGATPGELDRVAKIGKQAYIDEQLRAEESEPIALTFALRRLDVTQIDASELRDLPQEEIIRQLQQAAILRAVYNPNQLMERMVDFWTNHFNVYARKENTAYRVYTDQMQVIRKHALGKFRDIIEASTKSPAMLVYLDNQVNTNRGPNENYARELMELHTLGVHGGYTQEDVKEVARCYTGWQIENRFLYPRGKFRFNTGVHDKGSKRVLGKTIPANGGDKDVERVLNILVAHPSCAKFISYKLCRYFLGDAGSALEDQVAAEFTRTDGDIKAMVTMILNSDLLLSGPPIMKRPFDFLISSLRTFATDTDGNTGIQGHLDKIGQPLYQWPMPDGYPDKTDAWTSSLLARWNYSLALTAGAIPGTKANLEDLVERMQDSTNEGFVKLTHGHIDPVGASGRLLSELRRRENLPIETGQSILHETAALCIAAPGFQWR, translated from the coding sequence GTGAAGCTGTCTCGCCGAGAAGCCCTCAAGCTGGGCTTGGCGTCGGCGGCTGCGGCAAGCGTGGCAGGCTGTTCGCGGATGCCACAGGTGGCAAAGCAGCAGCTTCCCGACAAGATCGAGTTTCCTACAGAGAAGCCGAACGAGACGCTTCGGCTCGTCAACCGAGTCGCATTCGGGGCAACCCCCGGCGAACTCGATCGAGTCGCAAAGATCGGGAAACAGGCTTACATCGACGAGCAGCTTAGGGCTGAAGAGTCGGAGCCGATTGCGCTTACGTTTGCGTTGAGGCGGCTTGACGTGACCCAGATCGACGCCTCGGAGCTTCGCGATCTTCCCCAAGAGGAGATTATTCGGCAGCTTCAGCAGGCCGCCATTCTTCGGGCGGTTTACAACCCAAACCAGCTCATGGAGCGAATGGTCGACTTTTGGACGAACCACTTCAATGTGTATGCACGCAAGGAAAACACTGCGTATCGGGTCTATACCGACCAGATGCAGGTGATCCGAAAGCATGCGCTTGGGAAGTTCAGAGACATCATCGAAGCCTCGACCAAGAGCCCTGCAATGCTGGTGTACCTGGACAACCAGGTGAACACCAACCGTGGCCCGAACGAGAACTATGCGCGGGAGCTGATGGAGCTGCACACGCTGGGCGTTCATGGAGGCTATACACAGGAGGACGTCAAAGAGGTCGCGCGGTGCTACACCGGCTGGCAGATCGAGAATCGCTTCCTGTATCCTCGCGGCAAGTTCCGCTTTAACACCGGCGTTCACGACAAGGGGTCAAAGAGGGTTCTTGGCAAGACCATTCCAGCGAATGGTGGAGACAAAGATGTCGAGCGCGTCCTGAATATCTTGGTGGCGCATCCGTCGTGTGCGAAGTTCATCTCCTATAAGCTATGCCGATATTTCTTGGGCGACGCGGGGTCCGCGCTTGAGGACCAGGTGGCGGCGGAGTTTACACGCACCGATGGCGACATCAAAGCGATGGTGACGATGATTTTGAACTCCGATCTGCTGCTGTCGGGTCCCCCGATCATGAAGCGTCCGTTCGATTTCCTCATTTCTTCGTTGCGCACTTTTGCGACGGATACCGATGGCAACACGGGCATTCAGGGGCATCTCGACAAGATCGGGCAGCCGCTTTACCAGTGGCCCATGCCGGATGGATATCCGGACAAAACCGATGCTTGGACAAGCTCGCTCTTGGCGCGCTGGAACTACTCTCTGGCGCTCACAGCGGGGGCGATTCCCGGCACGAAGGCGAATCTTGAAGATTTGGTGGAGCGTATGCAGGACTCTACGAACGAGGGATTTGTGAAGCTCACCCACGGTCACATCGATCCGGTGGGGGCGTCGGGAAGGCTGCTCAGCGAGCTAAGGCGACGGGAGAATCTTCCGATCGAGACGGGGCAGAGCATTCTGCATGAGACGGCGGCGCTTTGTATTGCAGCGCCCGGATTCCAGTGGAGATGA
- a CDS encoding GAF domain-containing protein, producing the protein MISPDQAKAIVDAVKASSLTGSALRKFAMQQLDQLPTYNWSGIYRLEGDTLVLDEYVGAETDHTRIPVGRGVCGTAVAERANQVIADVRELTNYLSCSVSTRSELVVLIYTPTGEILGQIDIDGHEVGAFDESDEKMLEEIASILAERWEEA; encoded by the coding sequence ATGATTTCTCCCGACCAGGCCAAGGCAATCGTCGATGCCGTCAAAGCCTCCTCCCTCACCGGCTCTGCCCTCCGCAAGTTTGCCATGCAGCAGCTTGACCAACTTCCCACTTACAACTGGTCGGGCATTTACCGCCTGGAAGGCGACACGCTGGTCCTGGATGAATATGTCGGAGCAGAAACCGATCACACGCGTATCCCGGTCGGACGCGGTGTGTGCGGAACCGCCGTTGCCGAGCGGGCCAATCAGGTCATTGCCGACGTTCGCGAGCTGACGAACTATCTATCGTGCTCCGTGAGTACGAGGTCGGAACTGGTCGTTCTGATCTACACGCCGACCGGCGAAATCCTCGGACAGATCGACATCGACGGACACGAGGTCGGCGCATTTGACGAATCCGACGAAAAGATGCTTGAGGAGATCGCCTCTATCCTCGCCGAGCGTTGGGAAGAAGCTTAA
- the nadA gene encoding quinolinate synthase NadA, producing MHQAPLPIEYQDLDPIVCAERIRAAKAALGQKLVILGHHYQRDEIIEHADFRGDSYKLCKDAQKRPEAEFIVFCGVHFMAESANILTDKRVILPNMAAGCSMADMANIFQVKNCWKQLEEALQPTVELEKTVQPITYINSAANLKGFVGEKGGTVCTSTNAPVAVKWALDQAEKVLFFPDQHLGRNTGVKLGYDPDADMVVWDPFKPFGGNTPEALRQAKFLLWKGHCSVHSRFTVAQIEEARRSHPDVRVVVHPECPIDVVRASDENGSTEYIIKTVEKSPAGSVWAVGTEINLVSRLAKENPDKTVFCLDPQICPCSTMYRIHPSFLLWTLEELVKGNVVNEVIVPEKTRQFARLALDRMLALS from the coding sequence ATGCATCAGGCGCCCCTGCCTATCGAGTATCAAGACCTCGATCCCATCGTTTGCGCTGAGCGCATCCGCGCCGCTAAGGCCGCACTTGGTCAGAAGCTGGTCATTCTGGGACACCATTACCAGCGCGACGAAATAATCGAACACGCCGACTTTCGCGGCGACAGCTACAAGCTTTGCAAGGACGCCCAAAAGCGGCCCGAAGCTGAATTCATCGTCTTTTGCGGCGTTCACTTCATGGCCGAAAGCGCCAACATCCTGACCGACAAGCGTGTGATCCTGCCGAACATGGCGGCGGGCTGTTCGATGGCGGATATGGCGAATATCTTTCAGGTGAAGAACTGCTGGAAGCAGCTCGAAGAGGCGTTGCAGCCCACGGTCGAGCTGGAGAAGACCGTCCAGCCGATCACTTACATCAACTCTGCAGCGAATCTAAAGGGATTCGTAGGCGAGAAGGGTGGGACGGTTTGCACCTCCACTAACGCCCCTGTCGCCGTGAAGTGGGCGCTTGACCAAGCCGAGAAGGTGCTTTTCTTCCCCGACCAGCATTTGGGGCGAAACACGGGCGTGAAGCTCGGCTATGACCCCGACGCTGACATGGTGGTTTGGGACCCGTTCAAGCCGTTCGGGGGAAACACTCCGGAAGCCCTGCGACAGGCCAAGTTTCTGCTTTGGAAGGGCCATTGCTCGGTCCATAGCCGCTTTACGGTCGCGCAGATTGAGGAAGCCCGCCGCTCACACCCGGATGTCCGTGTTGTGGTCCACCCGGAATGCCCAATCGACGTCGTGCGCGCATCCGACGAAAACGGCAGCACCGAGTACATCATCAAGACAGTCGAGAAGTCGCCTGCAGGTTCGGTTTGGGCGGTGGGGACGGAGATTAACCTCGTCTCTCGGCTTGCAAAAGAGAACCCGGACAAGACAGTCTTCTGCCTTGATCCGCAAATCTGCCCATGCTCGACCATGTACCGTATCCATCCTTCGTTCCTGCTGTGGACGTTGGAGGAGTTGGTGAAGGGGAATGTCGTGAACGAGGTGATCGTGCCGGAGAAGACGCGGCAGTTTGCAAGGTTGGCGCTGGATCGGATGCTGGCGCTGTCTTAA
- a CDS encoding prepilin-type N-terminal cleavage/methylation domain-containing protein, whose protein sequence is MLKKAFTLIELLVVIAIIAILAAILFPVFAQAKDSAKDTAALSNVKQIGLAGLMYSADYDDYLPLSATSNTGGWNVWTGLIQPYTKNWQVAWHPKMNPPSGPREYWQRLQAWGGLQRAAAVNGPSTTNFTWTNATFTGNVPVQFDGILGAGVETPGGWYASRSAPSLSQTQIENVSDVILFCEANQWDLWWGIYDQSFKLGFCASWGPDWDASPKQTIFGPHARKRSKVPQTGCRYPDGLTIYAATDGSAKAKDYRGQILGRRQLSNGTWIHPLMWPGSWN, encoded by the coding sequence ATGCTAAAAAAAGCATTTACATTAATTGAACTCCTAGTCGTGATCGCAATTATCGCGATCCTCGCAGCAATACTATTCCCTGTGTTTGCCCAAGCCAAAGATTCTGCAAAGGATACTGCGGCCTTAAGCAACGTAAAACAAATCGGTCTCGCCGGTCTGATGTACTCGGCGGACTACGACGATTATCTACCGCTCTCAGCTACCTCCAATACAGGCGGCTGGAACGTGTGGACAGGTCTTATTCAGCCCTATACCAAGAACTGGCAAGTGGCATGGCACCCGAAGATGAACCCGCCCAGCGGGCCGCGTGAATATTGGCAGAGGCTCCAAGCATGGGGCGGTCTGCAGCGCGCCGCTGCCGTCAATGGCCCAAGCACGACAAACTTCACCTGGACGAACGCGACCTTCACGGGCAACGTTCCGGTTCAGTTTGACGGCATCCTTGGCGCTGGCGTCGAAACCCCTGGTGGTTGGTACGCCTCGCGAAGCGCTCCTTCGCTCAGCCAAACACAGATCGAGAACGTCTCCGACGTGATCCTTTTCTGTGAGGCCAACCAGTGGGATCTGTGGTGGGGTATTTACGATCAGAGCTTTAAGCTCGGATTCTGTGCCTCATGGGGTCCCGATTGGGACGCTTCGCCCAAGCAGACGATCTTTGGACCGCACGCACGAAAGCGATCCAAGGTCCCTCAGACGGGTTGTCGATATCCCGATGGTCTGACGATCTACGCCGCGACCGACGGTTCGGCAAAGGCGAAAGACTATCGCGGTCAGATTCTGGGCCGTCGACAACTCTCGAACGGAACGTGGATCCACCCGCTGATGTGGCCAGGGAGCTGGAACTGA
- the dxs gene encoding 1-deoxy-D-xylulose-5-phosphate synthase, with the protein MAVDITQYPLLSKIVTPADLKHLSDDELEQVSREVRQAILDNVSKTGGHFSSNLGTVELTVALYASLNMPPDKVVWDTGHQAYPHKLLTGRLSQFDTLRKHKGISGFLRREEHEMDFFGAGHAGTAISAALGFAAARDQQAGTGKVVAVTGDASICSGMSWEALNHAGELNTDLIVVLNDNRMSIAPNVGALTSYFTRLRSRPFIQSLAQRAKRIVEKIPGPAPRIAAGLRHGITHYFAPEETGTIFEEIGFEYIGPVDGHDFRTLLEIFRNLRDVKGPVFVHAITVKGKGYQVAEDDARKWHGVVPFDLESCEMAKSAGPISFTQAFGDAAVECAEADDRVVAITAAMPDGTGLNGYSKKFPTRYYDTGIAEQHAVTFAAGLAAGGMKPFCAIYSTFLQRGFDQVLHDVCIQNLPVRFFMDRAGLVGDDGPTHHGAFDISYLRFIPNIVLMAPRDTTELREMTHFMRTFDSGPIAVRYPRGAGDDRLPEGRSAIQMGKAEVIREGSDVTLVAVGSMVSVAYEAASLLSQQGIDAEVINARFIKPLDIQTIGNSIKKTGSWVSIEENVQAGGFGEAVLAAVNEAGLQKAQYRLMALPDRFVEHGSQPIIRAECGLAADDIVSVVTAVVPRV; encoded by the coding sequence ATGGCTGTCGATATCACCCAATACCCGCTGCTTTCCAAGATCGTCACTCCTGCCGATCTGAAACACCTTTCCGACGATGAGTTGGAGCAGGTGTCGCGCGAGGTGCGACAAGCCATTCTCGACAACGTCAGCAAGACGGGAGGGCACTTCAGCTCGAATCTCGGGACCGTAGAGCTCACGGTCGCGCTGTATGCTTCGCTGAACATGCCTCCCGACAAGGTTGTGTGGGACACCGGACACCAGGCTTACCCCCATAAACTGCTCACGGGACGTCTTTCTCAGTTCGACACACTTCGCAAGCACAAGGGCATCTCTGGGTTCCTGAGGCGGGAGGAGCACGAGATGGACTTCTTTGGCGCGGGCCATGCGGGAACGGCGATCTCAGCGGCGCTTGGCTTTGCGGCTGCCAGGGACCAGCAGGCGGGGACGGGCAAAGTGGTCGCAGTTACCGGCGACGCGTCGATCTGCTCGGGAATGAGCTGGGAAGCGTTGAATCATGCTGGCGAGCTGAATACTGATCTCATCGTCGTTTTGAACGACAACCGCATGTCGATTGCTCCGAATGTTGGGGCGCTTACCTCCTATTTCACACGGCTGCGCTCACGCCCGTTCATCCAGAGCCTTGCGCAAAGGGCAAAGCGAATTGTCGAGAAAATCCCTGGTCCTGCACCGCGAATTGCGGCGGGACTTCGGCACGGAATCACGCACTATTTTGCTCCTGAAGAGACCGGAACGATTTTTGAGGAGATCGGATTTGAATACATCGGTCCGGTGGATGGGCACGACTTCCGAACGCTGTTGGAGATCTTCCGCAACCTTCGCGATGTGAAGGGGCCGGTTTTTGTGCATGCGATTACGGTGAAGGGCAAGGGTTATCAAGTTGCCGAAGATGACGCTCGCAAGTGGCACGGAGTCGTGCCGTTTGATTTGGAGTCGTGCGAGATGGCGAAGTCGGCGGGGCCAATCTCCTTTACTCAGGCTTTTGGAGATGCGGCGGTGGAGTGTGCCGAGGCCGATGATCGGGTGGTGGCCATCACTGCGGCGATGCCCGACGGCACCGGGCTGAACGGTTACAGCAAGAAATTCCCGACGCGTTATTACGACACTGGAATTGCCGAACAGCATGCGGTCACGTTCGCGGCGGGATTGGCGGCAGGGGGCATGAAGCCGTTCTGCGCCATCTATTCGACCTTCTTGCAGCGCGGATTTGATCAGGTGTTGCACGACGTTTGTATTCAGAACTTGCCAGTGCGGTTCTTTATGGATCGGGCTGGTTTGGTGGGTGACGACGGTCCGACGCATCACGGAGCTTTTGACATCAGCTATCTGAGGTTTATCCCGAACATCGTGCTGATGGCTCCCCGAGACACGACCGAGCTGCGCGAGATGACGCACTTTATGCGCACGTTCGACAGCGGTCCGATTGCCGTTCGGTACCCGCGCGGAGCGGGCGATGATCGCCTGCCAGAAGGGCGTTCTGCGATCCAAATGGGCAAGGCGGAGGTAATTCGGGAGGGTTCGGATGTGACGCTCGTCGCGGTTGGATCGATGGTCAGCGTTGCTTATGAGGCGGCGAGTCTCCTTTCGCAGCAGGGCATCGACGCGGAGGTGATCAACGCTCGATTTATCAAGCCCCTCGACATTCAAACGATTGGGAATAGCATCAAGAAGACAGGCTCCTGGGTCTCGATCGAGGAGAACGTTCAAGCTGGTGGGTTTGGCGAGGCGGTGTTGGCAGCGGTAAACGAGGCAGGTTTACAGAAGGCTCAGTACCGGCTGATGGCTCTTCCCGACCGATTCGTCGAGCACGGTTCCCAGCCCATCATCAGAGCTGAATGCGGCCTGGCAGCCGATGATATTGTCTCGGTTGTCACGGCGGTTGTGCCTCGCGTATAA
- a CDS encoding response regulator gives MTESKTLLLVEDNADDERLLVRALAITESKLHVSVARDGEQAIQMLFGQDDPKMVKPKVIPTAVLVDLKLPKVNGLEFIQIFRKNPYTASIPVIVLSSSSEEIDVVSSYRLGANSYIIKPVSFDDFVETVRFVEQYWFNMNIQPVKDAI, from the coding sequence ATGACTGAATCCAAGACACTACTTTTAGTCGAGGACAATGCGGATGATGAGCGCCTGCTTGTGCGCGCCCTAGCCATCACCGAGTCGAAACTCCATGTGTCGGTTGCCCGCGATGGCGAACAAGCCATCCAAATGCTGTTTGGACAGGATGATCCAAAGATGGTGAAGCCCAAGGTCATCCCAACGGCGGTCTTGGTGGACCTAAAACTCCCGAAAGTGAACGGGCTGGAGTTCATCCAAATCTTCCGCAAGAACCCTTACACCGCCTCGATCCCGGTGATCGTTCTCTCCTCTTCATCCGAAGAGATCGATGTGGTTTCCAGCTATCGCCTGGGAGCAAACAGCTACATCATCAAGCCGGTATCGTTTGACGACTTTGTGGAGACCGTACGCTTCGTCGAGCAGTACTGGTTCAACATGAACATTCAACCCGTCAAAGACGCGATCTAA
- a CDS encoding HTTM domain-containing protein, translating into MDRKKPPSVSKVKPGEAEPGLIEYLGSMPRLLDRWMFGHASPVTMGVMRLTLGFLALANLLLILPGFEDWFTERGYVPQEVARTYAGEIWRLNLLGNVYDGRITLAFYLLITLSAFLTMIGLWSRVSSAVLAIGMITLHHRNMVVLHGGDVILRMALIYIAFAPSGAACSVDRLLKLWKGKAPPIPVDVSMWPQRLMQIQIAVVYYTTVWSKWMGFHWKDGTAAYYPMHLNEFHRFWLPDFMRENPTIVMISTYGTLATELAMATIVFYKPLRKYALLAGVGMHLFIEYSMNIPLFAFIMIATYLSFFEGQEMSGWAKSVGERFKKLRVRVFAPSDRKLKPGPALALQAMDPFNFVDYLPDGEANDWKAEGKTTSGAKSAMIRSIGAWPLVVLPGLWRRLLNKSLE; encoded by the coding sequence ATGGACCGCAAAAAGCCGCCTTCTGTCTCGAAGGTAAAGCCCGGCGAGGCCGAGCCGGGGCTGATCGAGTATCTCGGCTCAATGCCACGCCTGCTGGATCGATGGATGTTTGGGCATGCCTCTCCGGTAACGATGGGCGTGATGCGGCTTACTCTTGGGTTTCTTGCCCTTGCGAATCTGCTGCTCATCCTTCCCGGCTTTGAAGATTGGTTTACCGAGAGGGGCTACGTGCCGCAAGAGGTGGCCCGGACCTATGCGGGCGAGATCTGGCGGCTGAATCTGCTGGGGAACGTTTATGACGGGCGCATAACCCTTGCCTTTTATCTGCTCATCACCCTATCAGCCTTTCTGACGATGATCGGGTTGTGGTCTCGTGTGAGCAGCGCCGTACTCGCCATCGGCATGATCACGCTGCACCATCGCAATATGGTCGTGCTTCACGGTGGAGATGTCATCTTGCGAATGGCCTTGATCTACATCGCGTTCGCACCTTCGGGCGCGGCTTGTTCGGTGGATCGGCTTCTTAAGCTTTGGAAAGGGAAGGCGCCTCCAATCCCGGTAGACGTTTCGATGTGGCCTCAGCGCCTTATGCAGATTCAGATCGCTGTGGTGTATTACACGACCGTTTGGTCGAAGTGGATGGGCTTTCACTGGAAAGACGGAACGGCCGCCTACTACCCGATGCACTTGAACGAGTTTCATCGTTTTTGGTTGCCGGACTTTATGCGAGAGAACCCGACCATCGTCATGATCTCAACCTACGGGACTCTGGCAACGGAGTTGGCTATGGCAACGATCGTGTTCTACAAGCCACTCCGCAAATACGCCCTGCTCGCCGGGGTGGGCATGCACCTTTTCATCGAATACTCCATGAATATTCCGCTGTTTGCCTTCATCATGATTGCGACCTATCTCAGCTTCTTTGAGGGGCAGGAGATGAGCGGCTGGGCTAAATCTGTTGGCGAGAGGTTCAAGAAACTGCGTGTTCGGGTCTTTGCCCCGTCTGATCGCAAACTGAAGCCGGGGCCTGCGTTGGCGCTTCAGGCTATGGATCCATTCAATTTTGTCGATTATCTTCCAGATGGGGAAGCGAATGACTGGAAGGCGGAAGGTAAAACTACAAGCGGTGCGAAAAGCGCCATGATTCGATCTATCGGAGCCTGGCCGCTCGTCGTACTGCCGGGACTTTGGCGGAGGCTATTAAATAAGTCTTTAGAATAG
- a CDS encoding tetratricopeptide repeat protein has product MSKVATLPFNAAEGTKPALGRQFSNFAGETVRMATGADINPVSFLTQIEEGEGGRAAFVNIADSLLERDWINQLFEQSGVDIAMDGLLQQDGEKFNLTIRFHSKEQEEPIYSETDTFLKPGVFTVLQKLVDNLAKYAEVDLPDDQKNLDFGTDDPEAFLKFLEGYDSVTYINQTQGRVAQEFSPEPAIQALLESVKIDKEFLGPYETLVQLCRLCAQYRLGSFESIEAPLVELSTIAPDDFRAYFALGELYQSVNDLAKAADFFEKAIKIEANEPSLYVRLGMTQMALGMPVNAERQFRKAIELEGPDKPSIDYLAQVLQQTNRAHEVPALWKEQVDNNPDDGQARIKYAISLFNDNKEEEGIRAFETALEVIEDNVIVKRYYAPVLAQKQDYDRAMDFYEDCLDAAPTDVPLLLEYAQTLQAAGREFEVPKILRDVLGANPDPNTRAQTLGWLIELEQPRRTEIVDQARTKMEQGNFEDALKDLRPLKNWLADYWKMWALMSSAYNALGEFADAEDSARRLLELFPGCEPAYGELSASMHGQGKHEEAYNFLRWAAQNMPQSLGVHVNLALAAFRSGRADEARQMANQIREAVGPNKELEEVLSEIG; this is encoded by the coding sequence ATGTCGAAGGTCGCAACGCTTCCTTTCAATGCTGCCGAGGGCACTAAGCCCGCGCTCGGACGCCAGTTCTCAAATTTCGCCGGCGAAACCGTGCGGATGGCGACGGGCGCCGATATCAACCCCGTCAGCTTTCTCACCCAGATTGAGGAGGGCGAGGGCGGTCGGGCCGCATTTGTGAACATCGCCGACTCTTTGCTAGAGCGAGACTGGATCAACCAACTGTTCGAGCAGTCGGGCGTTGACATCGCGATGGACGGCTTGCTGCAACAGGACGGCGAAAAGTTTAACCTTACGATCCGATTCCATTCGAAGGAGCAGGAAGAGCCGATTTACAGCGAAACGGACACCTTCCTGAAGCCGGGCGTTTTCACCGTTCTGCAAAAGCTGGTTGACAACTTGGCCAAGTACGCTGAGGTCGATCTTCCTGACGACCAGAAGAACCTGGATTTTGGTACCGACGATCCCGAGGCTTTCCTTAAATTCCTTGAGGGCTACGATTCGGTTACCTACATCAACCAAACTCAGGGGCGCGTCGCCCAAGAGTTCTCCCCCGAACCAGCGATTCAAGCTCTTTTGGAGAGCGTCAAGATCGACAAGGAGTTCTTGGGGCCGTACGAGACCCTGGTGCAGCTTTGCCGCCTGTGTGCGCAGTATCGACTCGGGTCGTTCGAGTCGATTGAAGCTCCTTTGGTGGAGCTCAGCACCATCGCCCCGGACGATTTTCGCGCCTACTTTGCCCTCGGTGAGCTTTACCAGTCGGTCAATGACCTTGCCAAGGCTGCCGATTTCTTCGAGAAGGCGATCAAGATCGAGGCAAACGAGCCATCCCTGTATGTCCGACTCGGTATGACCCAGATGGCGCTGGGAATGCCCGTGAATGCAGAGCGACAATTCCGCAAGGCCATCGAGCTTGAAGGCCCGGACAAGCCGTCGATCGACTATCTCGCCCAGGTTCTGCAGCAGACAAACCGTGCCCACGAGGTCCCGGCACTTTGGAAGGAGCAGGTCGACAACAACCCCGATGACGGACAGGCTCGGATCAAGTACGCGATCTCGCTCTTTAACGACAACAAGGAGGAAGAGGGCATCCGCGCTTTCGAAACCGCGCTGGAAGTGATCGAGGACAATGTCATCGTCAAGAGATACTACGCTCCCGTCCTTGCCCAGAAGCAAGATTACGACCGGGCGATGGACTTTTATGAGGACTGTTTGGATGCCGCTCCGACGGACGTTCCGCTGTTGCTTGAATATGCCCAGACGCTGCAGGCCGCTGGCAGAGAGTTTGAGGTTCCAAAAATCCTTCGCGACGTTCTTGGCGCGAATCCCGATCCGAACACACGAGCGCAAACGCTCGGATGGCTCATCGAACTTGAGCAGCCACGCCGAACCGAGATCGTCGATCAAGCTCGCACCAAGATGGAGCAGGGCAACTTCGAAGACGCACTTAAAGACCTGCGGCCGTTGAAGAACTGGCTCGCCGATTATTGGAAGATGTGGGCGCTCATGAGCTCTGCTTACAATGCGCTGGGCGAGTTTGCCGATGCCGAAGATTCGGCAAGACGCCTTCTGGAGCTCTTCCCTGGATGCGAACCTGCTTACGGCGAACTTTCCGCCTCGATGCACGGTCAAGGCAAGCATGAAGAGGCTTACAACTTCCTGCGCTGGGCCGCCCAGAACATGCCGCAATCGCTTGGTGTGCACGTGAACCTTGCGCTGGCCGCATTCCGATCAGGACGTGCGGACGAAGCCCGTCAAATGGCAAATCAGATTCGCGAAGCAGTTGGACCCAACAAGGAATTGGAAGAGGTCCTTAGCGAAATAGGCTAG